In Salisediminibacterium beveridgei, one DNA window encodes the following:
- a CDS encoding ribose-phosphate diphosphokinase, giving the protein MANYGDKHLKVFTLNSNPGLAEEIAETIGVNLGKCSVTRFSDGEIQINIEESIRGCDIFIIQSTSSPANEHIMELLIMIDALKRASARTINVVIPYYGYARQDRKSRSREPITAKLIANLLETAGADRVITLDLHASQIQGFFDIPVDQLIGVPILANHFEKKNLEDIVIVSPDHGGVVRARKMADRLKAPIAIIDKRRPKPNMSEVMNIVGNIEGKTAIIIDDIIDTAGTMTLAANAMKKNGAKAVYACSTHPVLSGPAIERIQNSEIKELVVTNTIPLPDEKRIDKILQLSVGDLLGKAIVHVFEDRSVSNLFD; this is encoded by the coding sequence ATGGCCAATTACGGGGATAAGCATTTGAAGGTATTTACACTGAATTCCAATCCAGGTCTGGCAGAGGAGATTGCCGAAACGATCGGCGTCAATCTCGGGAAATGTTCGGTGACCCGCTTCAGTGACGGAGAAATCCAGATTAATATTGAAGAAAGTATTCGCGGGTGTGATATCTTTATCATTCAATCCACCAGTTCACCTGCGAACGAGCACATTATGGAGCTCTTGATCATGATCGATGCGTTAAAACGCGCGTCCGCTCGAACAATCAATGTGGTCATCCCGTATTATGGTTACGCACGCCAGGACAGAAAGTCCCGTTCCCGCGAGCCGATTACGGCAAAACTGATCGCTAATTTACTGGAAACTGCGGGTGCTGACCGGGTCATTACCCTTGATCTGCACGCGTCACAAATCCAAGGCTTCTTCGATATCCCCGTCGATCAGCTGATCGGTGTGCCGATCCTTGCGAACCATTTTGAGAAAAAGAATCTTGAAGACATCGTCATTGTTTCACCGGATCACGGTGGTGTGGTCCGGGCGAGAAAGATGGCGGACCGGTTGAAAGCACCGATAGCGATTATTGACAAGCGCCGGCCGAAACCGAACATGTCGGAAGTCATGAACATTGTCGGGAACATCGAGGGAAAGACAGCGATTATTATTGATGACATCATCGATACAGCCGGAACGATGACGCTTGCTGCAAATGCCATGAAGAAAAATGGCGCGAAAGCCGTGTATGCATGCAGTACGCACCCGGTTCTGTCCGGTCCGGCAATCGAACGGATACAGAATTCGGAGATCAAGGAACTCGTCGTCACCAACACCATTCCGCTCCCCGACGAGAAAAGAATCGATAAAATTCTGCAACTATCTGTTGGCGATTTACTCGGTAAGGCCATCGTGCACGTATTTGAAGACCGCTCCGTCAGCAATCTGTTTGACTGA
- the ispE gene encoding 4-(cytidine 5'-diphospho)-2-C-methyl-D-erythritol kinase, giving the protein MVMQVCVTEKAPAKINLTLDVLHKRDDGYHEVEMIMTTIDLADRIHLYSLKTDRIEIQVENGLLPTDQNNLAYQAAKILKERYGISTGVRIVIDKVIPVSAGLAGGSTDAAAVLRGLNKLWQLGLTLDELAEEGLKIGSDVPFCVYGGTAVARGRGEKLTFIDSPPKVYVLLAKPRQGVSTKDIYKRLQIEEMDHPDTAGMIHAIRDNDYPGICSRLQNVMEPVTFELAPEVRKIKKRLRESGADGTVMSGSGPTVFSLIASDQKATKLYNTLRGFMDQVFLVRLIGEKHRL; this is encoded by the coding sequence ATGGTGATGCAAGTGTGTGTAACAGAGAAAGCTCCGGCAAAGATCAATCTGACCCTGGATGTACTCCATAAACGTGATGACGGCTATCATGAAGTGGAAATGATCATGACAACAATCGATCTGGCGGATCGGATTCACCTCTATTCTTTGAAGACAGACCGGATTGAAATTCAGGTGGAAAATGGTCTTTTGCCAACAGATCAAAATAACCTTGCTTATCAGGCGGCGAAAATTCTGAAAGAGCGCTATGGTATTTCAACAGGTGTACGGATTGTCATTGACAAAGTGATCCCTGTATCGGCCGGCCTGGCAGGCGGCAGTACCGACGCGGCAGCTGTCCTGAGGGGGTTGAACAAACTCTGGCAACTCGGTCTTACACTTGATGAACTGGCGGAAGAGGGCCTGAAGATCGGTTCGGACGTGCCGTTTTGTGTGTACGGTGGAACGGCTGTGGCAAGGGGGCGAGGCGAAAAACTGACTTTTATCGATTCGCCGCCCAAGGTTTATGTACTCCTCGCTAAACCTCGTCAGGGTGTATCCACAAAGGATATTTATAAACGATTGCAAATCGAAGAGATGGACCATCCGGATACGGCAGGCATGATCCATGCGATCAGGGACAACGATTACCCCGGCATCTGCAGCCGGCTGCAAAACGTTATGGAGCCTGTGACATTTGAACTGGCTCCGGAGGTCAGGAAAATCAAAAAGCGGCTGCGGGAATCCGGAGCGGATGGTACGGTCATGAGCGGCAGCGGACCAACGGTATTCTCACTCATTGCCAGTGATCAGAAGGCGACGAAGCTCTATAATACACTTCGTGGATTTATGGATCAGGTATTCCTGGTGAGGCTGATTGGTGAAAAACATCGGCTTTAA
- the mfd gene encoding transcription-repair coupling factor, translating to MKGLLNSLMATDELEQVIKGIEQRTGDQSLIGVSGSARAMHLAAMFRRTGRSQLVVTHNLFQAQKLYDDLITVLTTDEVLLYPANELISSEIAVASPEMRGQRLEVLNEWSAGEKRIVIAPVAGVRRLLTPPKRWYEEQLAFATGEDVDFDTVLEQFVHMGYTRAQMVSSPGEFSVRGGIIDIYPLTEEHPVRIELFDTEVDSIRLFDVETQLSVEEMPNVIVGPAREILVTEEELVQGADKLEGKLAASLKRLKDEQIQEAMVQNIGEEIDRLRNGQFFDAIYKYMRLLFDAPATLVDYTPEDCLIVLDEWNRVQETAQTLEQEEADWMTTMIAQGAMVHDLPVSEVIEDLMTQATQQKLYTMLFGRQLPQVAPDHTFTIQTKSMQQFHGQIHLLKNEVTRWKEAGYAIVFVSSDGERASRLNRVLDDYEIEAAFIDSDGEPVKGKAVIIQGMLHSGFELPMHRLVVIAEEDVFTKKSRKPKRRQKLSNAERIKNYSELKVGDWVVHVNHGIGKYLGIETLQVGPVHKDYMHISYAGNDKLYVPVDQIDQVQKYVASEDKDPKLYSLGGSEWKKVKKKVQASVQNIADDLIKLYAKRQNSRGFAFSPDGLEQREFESTFPYQETEDQLQAIEEIKNNMEQDQPMDRLLCGDVGYGKTEVALRAAFKAIMDGKQVAILVPTTILAQQHYETIRERFQDFAITFGLMSRFRTRKQLKETTEALQRGTCDIVVGTHRVLSKDVKFKDLGLLVVDEEQRFGVTHKEKIKQLKANVDVLTLTATPIPRTLHMSMLGVRDLSVIETPPENRFPVQTYVVEHNDAFVREAIERELAREGQVFYLYNRVEDIEMVADRIAMMVPDANVAFAHGQMSEGQLEAVMLDFLEGETDVLVTTTIIETGVDIPNVNTLIIQEADRMGLSQLYQLRGRVGRSNRVAYAYFTHQRDKVLTEVAERRLQSIKEFTELGSGFKIAMRDLSIRGAGNLLGAEQHGFIASVGFDLYSKMLKEAIDERKDEIDGTVEHIETKDAQPDIDLEIQVDAYIPESYIGDSKQKIDMYKKFKGVQSFADVEEVQVELIDRFGEYPTEVELLISVAKIKLYARQEEVVSIAEKNNECKVVLSEERAGAIDGARLFTLVNQLSKHMSLSSDGKGITIHIRTKSLDDSTFLHLLEQVLSRLDEVEKSPVTHG from the coding sequence TTGAAAGGTTTACTGAACAGCCTGATGGCTACAGATGAATTGGAACAGGTAATCAAAGGCATTGAACAGCGTACAGGAGATCAGTCTCTTATAGGTGTCAGCGGTTCCGCAAGGGCCATGCACCTCGCTGCGATGTTCAGACGGACTGGTCGCTCCCAGCTGGTCGTGACCCATAACCTCTTCCAGGCGCAGAAACTTTATGATGATCTGATCACGGTACTGACAACGGACGAAGTCCTTTTGTATCCAGCAAACGAGCTGATCTCTTCAGAGATTGCCGTGGCCAGTCCGGAAATGCGCGGGCAGCGTCTCGAGGTTCTCAATGAGTGGAGCGCTGGTGAAAAAAGGATCGTGATTGCACCGGTGGCTGGCGTACGAAGGCTGTTGACACCGCCAAAACGGTGGTATGAAGAGCAGTTGGCTTTCGCAACGGGGGAAGATGTCGACTTTGACACGGTTCTCGAACAGTTCGTGCATATGGGCTATACCCGGGCGCAGATGGTCTCTTCTCCCGGGGAATTCAGCGTGCGCGGTGGCATCATCGATATCTATCCGCTGACGGAAGAACACCCGGTGCGCATTGAGCTGTTTGATACAGAGGTGGATTCAATTCGTCTTTTTGACGTGGAAACCCAACTTTCCGTGGAGGAAATGCCCAACGTGATTGTGGGTCCTGCCCGTGAAATTCTTGTTACCGAAGAAGAACTGGTGCAAGGTGCGGACAAACTGGAAGGGAAACTTGCCGCAAGTTTAAAGCGCTTGAAGGACGAGCAAATCCAGGAGGCGATGGTCCAGAATATCGGGGAAGAGATTGACCGCCTGAGAAACGGGCAGTTTTTTGATGCCATCTACAAATACATGAGGCTGTTGTTTGATGCTCCTGCAACGCTGGTGGACTATACGCCTGAAGATTGTCTCATCGTTCTTGACGAGTGGAACCGGGTACAGGAGACGGCTCAGACGCTTGAGCAAGAAGAAGCGGACTGGATGACAACGATGATTGCCCAAGGTGCGATGGTTCATGATCTGCCTGTTTCTGAGGTGATTGAAGACCTGATGACGCAGGCAACGCAGCAGAAGCTTTATACGATGCTGTTTGGCCGTCAGCTTCCTCAGGTGGCGCCGGATCATACCTTTACCATTCAGACCAAAAGCATGCAACAGTTCCATGGCCAGATCCATCTGTTAAAAAACGAAGTAACCCGCTGGAAGGAAGCAGGCTACGCGATTGTGTTCGTTTCTAGCGATGGGGAGCGGGCCTCCAGGCTGAACCGGGTTCTCGATGATTACGAGATCGAAGCAGCCTTTATCGATTCGGATGGTGAACCGGTGAAGGGGAAAGCAGTCATCATTCAGGGCATGCTGCACAGCGGGTTTGAGCTCCCGATGCACCGGTTGGTTGTCATTGCTGAAGAGGATGTCTTCACGAAGAAATCCCGCAAGCCAAAACGACGTCAGAAGCTCTCCAACGCAGAGCGGATCAAGAATTATTCAGAGCTGAAGGTCGGCGACTGGGTGGTTCATGTCAATCACGGCATCGGGAAATACCTCGGGATCGAAACCCTGCAGGTCGGTCCGGTTCATAAGGATTACATGCACATCTCATACGCAGGGAATGACAAGCTGTATGTCCCGGTGGATCAGATTGATCAGGTGCAGAAATATGTTGCCAGTGAAGATAAAGATCCGAAGCTCTATTCTCTCGGGGGAAGCGAATGGAAAAAGGTCAAGAAAAAAGTGCAGGCTTCCGTTCAGAACATTGCGGATGACCTGATTAAGCTGTATGCCAAACGGCAAAACAGCCGCGGATTTGCATTTTCCCCTGACGGGCTTGAACAGCGGGAATTCGAATCGACCTTCCCGTATCAAGAAACAGAAGATCAACTGCAGGCCATTGAAGAAATCAAGAATAACATGGAGCAGGACCAGCCGATGGACCGGCTTCTATGCGGCGATGTCGGGTACGGGAAAACGGAGGTGGCCTTAAGAGCTGCCTTTAAAGCGATTATGGATGGCAAACAGGTGGCGATCCTCGTTCCGACAACGATCCTTGCCCAGCAGCATTATGAAACCATCCGTGAACGGTTTCAGGACTTCGCAATCACTTTTGGTTTGATGAGCCGGTTTCGCACCCGAAAGCAGCTGAAGGAAACCACGGAAGCCCTTCAGAGAGGTACATGCGATATTGTCGTCGGGACGCACCGTGTGCTGTCGAAAGACGTGAAGTTCAAGGATCTCGGCCTTCTGGTCGTGGACGAGGAACAGCGATTCGGGGTCACCCATAAAGAGAAGATCAAGCAGCTGAAAGCGAATGTGGATGTCTTAACATTGACCGCCACACCGATCCCAAGAACCCTGCACATGTCCATGCTCGGCGTCCGGGATCTCTCGGTCATTGAAACACCTCCGGAAAACCGGTTCCCGGTTCAGACGTATGTCGTAGAGCATAACGATGCGTTCGTCCGTGAAGCAATCGAACGGGAACTGGCCCGGGAAGGACAGGTTTTTTATCTGTACAACCGGGTGGAGGACATTGAAATGGTAGCAGACCGCATTGCCATGATGGTCCCTGATGCCAACGTGGCGTTTGCCCACGGGCAAATGTCAGAAGGACAGCTCGAAGCGGTGATGCTCGATTTCCTCGAAGGGGAAACCGATGTCCTGGTGACGACGACGATCATTGAAACCGGTGTGGACATTCCGAACGTGAACACCCTGATCATTCAGGAGGCAGACCGCATGGGCCTCTCACAGCTCTATCAGCTCCGGGGCCGTGTGGGCCGCTCGAACCGGGTGGCGTATGCCTATTTCACCCATCAGCGGGATAAGGTGCTGACGGAAGTGGCCGAGAGACGGCTGCAGTCCATCAAAGAATTCACCGAGCTCGGATCAGGCTTTAAGATCGCCATGCGGGACTTGTCGATCCGGGGTGCGGGGAATCTTCTCGGTGCCGAACAGCACGGCTTCATCGCTTCCGTCGGTTTCGATCTCTACTCGAAAATGCTGAAAGAAGCCATTGATGAACGAAAAGATGAAATCGACGGCACCGTTGAGCACATCGAAACGAAAGACGCGCAGCCGGACATCGATCTGGAAATTCAAGTCGATGCGTATATTCCTGAATCTTACATCGGAGATTCCAAGCAGAAAATTGATATGTATAAAAAGTTCAAAGGCGTGCAATCTTTTGCTGACGTCGAAGAGGTGCAAGTGGAACTGATCGACCGCTTCGGGGAATACCCGACCGAGGTTGAACTGTTGATCAGCGTTGCAAAAATCAAATTGTACGCCAGGCAAGAAGAAGTTGTCTCCATTGCAGAGAAAAACAACGAGTGCAAAGTCGTCCTCAGCGAGGAGCGGGCGGGCGCTATCGATGGTGCGAGACTGTTCACCCTGGTCAATCAGCTCAGTAAGCACATGAGCCTTTCTTCTGACGGGAAAGGGATCACCATTCATATTCGCACAAAATCGTTGGATGACAGCACCTTCCTCCATTTGCTTGAACAGGTTTTGTCACGATTGGACGAAGTCGAAAAATCACCGGTCACCCATGGCTGA
- the glmU gene encoding bifunctional UDP-N-acetylglucosamine diphosphorylase/glucosamine-1-phosphate N-acetyltransferase GlmU, translating to MKNRFAVVLAAGKGTRMKSSLYKVLHPVCGKPMVQHVVDQLNACDVDDVVTIVGHGAGKVKNQLGDRVSYAIQEEQLGTGHAVMQAESVIGKKEGTTLVVSGDTPLLTADTLISLMAHHEETKAKATILTATADDPTGYGRVLRNDGDQVERIVEHKDATYKERRVKEINTGTYVFDNHALFDALNHVDNDNVQGEYYLPDVIEILQSRGETVSAYIAEDFHETMGVNDRIALSEAEKWMKRRINRHWMTQGVTMTDPEQTYISSDAVIGADTVIEPGCMIKGRVSIGSNCHIGPQTVVEESEVADNSVIRQSTVHHSKIGSRVNIGPFAHLRPETDLGDDVRVGNFVELKKMSMGNGSKASHLSYLGDAEIGKGVNVGCGSITVNYDGKNKFLTTIEDGAFIGCNANLIAPVTVGEGAYVAAGSTITDDVPSEALGIARARQSNKEGYKKK from the coding sequence ATGAAAAATCGATTTGCAGTCGTTCTGGCTGCTGGTAAAGGTACCCGGATGAAATCCTCATTGTATAAAGTGTTGCACCCCGTTTGCGGTAAACCGATGGTCCAGCATGTCGTGGATCAGCTGAATGCCTGTGACGTGGATGATGTGGTGACGATTGTCGGTCACGGAGCCGGAAAAGTGAAGAATCAGCTTGGCGATCGTGTCAGCTATGCCATTCAGGAAGAACAGCTCGGAACCGGTCACGCTGTTATGCAGGCCGAGTCAGTGATCGGAAAAAAAGAAGGGACGACCCTCGTGGTCAGCGGTGACACACCACTGTTAACGGCGGACACCCTGATTTCGCTGATGGCGCATCACGAAGAAACAAAAGCGAAAGCGACAATTTTGACAGCAACGGCCGATGATCCGACAGGTTATGGTCGCGTCCTTCGCAATGACGGCGATCAGGTGGAACGGATCGTGGAACATAAGGATGCAACCTATAAAGAACGTCGCGTAAAAGAAATCAATACAGGGACGTATGTCTTTGATAACCATGCCTTGTTCGATGCGCTCAATCATGTTGATAACGACAATGTCCAGGGCGAATATTATCTGCCTGATGTGATTGAGATTCTGCAGAGCAGAGGGGAAACGGTTTCTGCCTATATTGCTGAAGACTTTCATGAGACAATGGGGGTCAACGACCGGATTGCTTTAAGTGAAGCAGAGAAATGGATGAAGCGCCGGATTAACCGGCACTGGATGACTCAAGGGGTCACGATGACCGACCCTGAACAGACCTACATCTCCAGTGATGCGGTGATCGGTGCAGATACTGTGATTGAACCGGGCTGCATGATCAAAGGCCGGGTGTCGATCGGTTCCAACTGCCATATCGGACCGCAAACCGTTGTGGAAGAGAGTGAGGTGGCGGACAATTCTGTGATCCGGCAGTCTACCGTTCATCACAGCAAAATCGGCAGCCGGGTGAACATCGGACCGTTTGCTCACCTGCGCCCGGAAACGGATTTGGGTGATGATGTGCGCGTAGGGAACTTTGTGGAACTTAAGAAGATGTCCATGGGCAATGGCAGTAAGGCTTCGCATCTCAGCTACCTGGGTGATGCGGAGATTGGTAAAGGTGTCAACGTCGGCTGCGGGTCCATTACCGTCAACTACGACGGGAAAAACAAGTTTCTGACAACGATTGAAGACGGCGCCTTTATCGGCTGCAATGCGAATCTGATCGCGCCGGTAACCGTCGGCGAAGGAGCTTACGTAGCCGCGGGCTCTACCATCACCGACGATGTCCCTTCAGAAGCGCTCGGCATTGCGAGAGCCCGTCAATCGAATAAAGAAGGCTACAAAAAGAAATAA
- the rsmA gene encoding 16S rRNA (adenine(1518)-N(6)/adenine(1519)-N(6))-dimethyltransferase RsmA — translation MSQKEIATPTRTKAILEAYGFKVKKSLGQNFLIEPNVLRNIVEAAGITGESGVIEIGPGIGALTEQSAKVAERVLAYEIDQRLLPILQDTLSDYPHVEVCHGDVLKADVHRDVERVFKKGQDLAVIANLPYYVTTPIMMKLLEEELPVRVMVMMMQKEVAERIAAVPGSKNYGSLSIAVQYYAEAETVFHVSKTVFVPQPNVDSAILRLTKRDKPPVEVIDEAYFFALIQGAFTQRRKTVLNNLSTYFKDRLTKAETAAILHSQDIDPVRRAETISIEEFARISDAFYMKTGN, via the coding sequence AGAGATTGCCACACCAACAAGAACGAAAGCCATCCTTGAAGCTTACGGCTTTAAAGTTAAAAAGAGTCTTGGACAAAATTTTCTGATTGAACCGAATGTCCTGAGAAATATTGTGGAAGCAGCCGGGATCACCGGGGAATCGGGTGTCATTGAAATCGGACCGGGGATCGGTGCGCTGACCGAACAGTCAGCGAAGGTCGCAGAACGCGTCCTGGCCTATGAAATCGACCAGCGCCTCTTGCCGATCCTGCAAGATACCCTGTCTGATTATCCTCATGTGGAAGTGTGTCACGGGGATGTATTAAAAGCCGATGTTCATCGTGATGTGGAACGGGTTTTCAAGAAGGGGCAAGACCTCGCCGTCATTGCCAACCTGCCGTATTATGTGACGACACCAATTATGATGAAGCTGCTTGAAGAGGAACTGCCCGTCCGCGTGATGGTGATGATGATGCAAAAGGAAGTGGCAGAGCGCATTGCAGCGGTGCCTGGATCAAAGAACTACGGGTCCCTCTCGATTGCGGTCCAGTATTATGCAGAAGCGGAAACCGTATTCCACGTTTCCAAAACAGTCTTTGTGCCGCAGCCGAATGTGGATTCAGCCATCTTGCGTCTGACGAAAAGGGACAAACCGCCTGTGGAGGTCATCGACGAGGCTTATTTTTTCGCTTTGATCCAAGGAGCCTTTACACAGCGTCGAAAAACAGTGCTCAACAATCTGTCCACTTATTTTAAAGACCGGCTCACGAAGGCAGAAACCGCAGCTATACTACACTCTCAGGACATCGATCCGGTTCGCCGTGCGGAGACGATTTCCATAGAAGAATTCGCCAGGATCAGTGATGCTTTTTATATGAAAACGGGTAATTAG
- a CDS encoding 50S ribosomal protein L25/general stress protein Ctc — protein sequence MATVLKAAPRKESKGSTLTSIRKEGGIPAVVYGKEYGNLPIQIEAIDFIKTYRNEGKTGVFSLDIEGEKTDVMIYDIQYDMIKNQYIHIDFYAANMKVEMDADVPVNVVSEAQGVKDGGVLQQGVFELSVRALPKELPDSIDVDVESLEIGDSIFVKDLKSGARFEFNNDPDEMVVSIVPPTEEPEEEPAEEEEGDEPELVAGEEEEGGTENEEKTEE from the coding sequence ATGGCAACAGTATTGAAAGCAGCACCAAGAAAAGAATCGAAAGGATCTACATTAACATCAATCCGTAAGGAAGGCGGAATTCCTGCAGTCGTTTACGGTAAAGAATATGGTAATCTGCCGATTCAAATCGAAGCAATTGATTTTATCAAGACATACCGTAATGAAGGAAAAACGGGTGTGTTCAGTCTTGACATTGAAGGAGAAAAGACGGATGTGATGATTTACGACATCCAGTACGATATGATTAAAAATCAATATATCCACATTGATTTCTACGCGGCCAACATGAAAGTTGAAATGGACGCAGATGTGCCGGTAAACGTGGTCAGTGAAGCACAAGGTGTTAAAGATGGCGGCGTTCTCCAGCAGGGCGTATTCGAATTGTCTGTTCGTGCCCTTCCAAAAGAGCTTCCTGACAGCATTGATGTTGACGTTGAATCTCTTGAAATCGGCGATTCCATCTTCGTGAAAGACCTGAAGAGCGGTGCGAGGTTCGAGTTCAACAACGATCCTGATGAAATGGTCGTATCCATCGTACCACCAACTGAGGAGCCTGAAGAAGAGCCGGCTGAAGAAGAAGAAGGCGACGAGCCTGAACTGGTAGCTGGTGAGGAAGAAGAAGGCGGCACAGAGAACGAAGAAAAAACTGAAGAATAA
- the spoVG gene encoding septation regulator SpoVG: MNVTDVRLRRTGDGGRMLAIASITIDDEFVVHDIRVIDGDNGLFVAMPSKRTPDGDFREIAHPICSDSRAKIQSAVLEAYDQEKDSKQTPLERSETLHS; the protein is encoded by the coding sequence ATGAACGTAACAGATGTAAGACTGCGCAGAACGGGAGATGGTGGCCGGATGCTGGCGATTGCGTCGATCACGATCGATGATGAGTTCGTTGTTCATGACATCCGTGTGATTGATGGCGATAACGGTTTGTTTGTGGCGATGCCCAGTAAGCGGACTCCGGATGGTGACTTCAGGGAGATTGCCCACCCGATCTGTTCGGATTCCAGAGCGAAGATTCAGTCGGCTGTGCTCGAAGCGTATGATCAGGAAAAGGATTCGAAACAGACGCCTCTCGAACGCTCAGAAACCTTGCATTCGTAA
- the purR gene encoding pur operon repressor, whose amino-acid sequence MKFRRSGRLVDMTQYLLQHPHQLVPLTFFSDRYQSAKSSISEDIGIVKETFEAKQLGKVETSAGATGGVRFIPMTGEAEAFRQVDALCERLEDPGRILPGGYLYMMDIIGDPKVMNEMARILASHYRNTGVDAIMTMATKGIPLAYAVAHLLNVPVSIVRHEQRITEGSIVSINYVSGSKKQIQTMSLARRSLKAGAHVLIIDDFMKAGGTIRGMMDLAEEFNASVAGVAVLTEAVHEEEKLVSDYISLTKLSAVDVKERKITVERGNLL is encoded by the coding sequence ATGAAATTTCGTCGCAGTGGACGACTGGTGGATATGACACAGTACTTATTGCAGCATCCGCATCAGCTCGTTCCGTTAACTTTTTTCTCTGATCGATACCAATCCGCCAAGTCATCGATCAGTGAGGACATTGGTATCGTGAAAGAAACGTTCGAAGCAAAGCAGTTAGGGAAAGTCGAGACTTCTGCAGGGGCAACCGGCGGAGTTCGTTTTATCCCGATGACGGGTGAGGCGGAAGCCTTTCGTCAGGTGGATGCCTTGTGTGAAAGGCTGGAAGATCCAGGCAGGATTCTGCCGGGCGGCTACCTGTATATGATGGACATCATCGGCGACCCGAAAGTGATGAACGAGATGGCCCGTATTCTCGCCTCTCATTACCGGAATACCGGGGTGGATGCCATCATGACCATGGCTACGAAAGGAATCCCGCTCGCTTACGCAGTGGCGCACCTGCTGAATGTTCCGGTCAGCATCGTACGTCATGAACAGCGTATCACGGAAGGCTCCATCGTCAGCATCAATTACGTATCCGGATCGAAAAAACAGATCCAGACGATGTCACTTGCCAGAAGAAGCCTCAAAGCAGGGGCGCATGTGCTGATCATCGATGACTTTATGAAGGCCGGAGGAACCATACGCGGCATGATGGACCTTGCAGAGGAATTCAATGCCTCGGTGGCGGGTGTGGCAGTTCTGACCGAAGCAGTGCATGAAGAGGAGAAGCTGGTGTCGGATTACATTTCCCTGACCAAACTATCTGCCGTTGATGTGAAGGAGCGGAAAATCACCGTCGAACGCGGCAATTTACTTTAA
- a CDS encoding Veg family protein produces MAKKTLADIKRSIECYVGQEVTICANGGRKKTIERSGMLESVYPSVFTVKLDRDKYPIERMSYSYADLLTESVTLSIPEKM; encoded by the coding sequence ATGGCTAAGAAAACGCTGGCAGATATCAAAAGATCAATCGAATGTTATGTAGGTCAGGAAGTTACAATTTGCGCAAATGGTGGACGTAAAAAAACGATCGAGCGTTCAGGAATGCTCGAAAGTGTTTATCCGAGTGTGTTCACCGTTAAACTGGACCGGGACAAATACCCGATCGAGCGCATGTCTTACAGCTATGCAGATCTCCTGACAGAATCAGTAACCCTTTCAATTCCGGAAAAAATGTAA
- the pth gene encoding aminoacyl-tRNA hydrolase, with the protein MKLAVGLGNPGKKYERTRHNVGFEVIDRVSDQLGIPLDQSKFKGIFGTTRTAQGKMTLLKPMTFMNLSGESIGQLAKYYDIPPEDILVIYDDLDLEPGTIRLRSKGGHGGHNGIRSTMDHLDSKNFNRIRIGIGRPEPGKTVTDHVLGRFSPDDRTAVDGAIRQAADAVESWLTNDFTLVMNDFNKKP; encoded by the coding sequence ATGAAACTGGCAGTTGGCCTGGGCAACCCGGGAAAGAAATATGAGCGGACCCGTCACAATGTCGGCTTCGAGGTGATTGATCGCGTATCCGATCAGCTGGGCATCCCGCTTGATCAAAGTAAGTTTAAAGGGATATTCGGAACAACAAGAACAGCACAAGGCAAAATGACCCTGTTAAAGCCGATGACGTTCATGAACCTGTCCGGAGAGTCCATTGGACAGCTTGCAAAGTACTATGATATTCCACCTGAGGACATTCTCGTCATTTACGATGATCTGGATCTCGAACCAGGGACGATCCGACTTCGGTCCAAAGGGGGACACGGGGGCCATAACGGGATCCGCTCGACCATGGACCACCTCGATTCAAAAAACTTTAACCGGATCCGGATCGGCATCGGCCGTCCTGAACCAGGGAAAACCGTAACCGATCATGTGCTCGGCCGTTTTTCACCGGATGACCGCACAGCGGTGGACGGCGCAATCCGGCAGGCAGCGGACGCGGTGGAATCGTGGCTGACAAACGATTTTACCCTGGTGATGAATGACTTTAACAAGAAGCCGTAA